Proteins from a genomic interval of Pseudomonas paeninsulae:
- a CDS encoding excinuclease, with the protein MNAKPWILAVACLSLFPAVSQARDTAHFLPFEAVVQEALNAGRLDGSVKFYLAGTKPAGKVSILKSGITTSQKTNAFNKSDEAACRWVLQSALIRLQNAAKAAGANAVVDLASNYKNIEYKDSQKYECHAGALMAGVALKGNLVKVE; encoded by the coding sequence ATGAACGCCAAACCCTGGATCCTCGCCGTAGCCTGCCTGAGTCTGTTCCCAGCCGTGAGCCAGGCCCGGGACACCGCCCACTTCCTGCCGTTCGAAGCCGTCGTCCAGGAAGCGCTGAATGCCGGGCGCCTGGATGGCAGCGTGAAGTTCTACCTGGCCGGCACCAAGCCAGCGGGCAAGGTCAGCATTCTCAAGTCTGGGATCACCACCAGCCAGAAGACCAACGCCTTCAACAAGAGCGACGAAGCCGCCTGCCGCTGGGTCCTGCAATCGGCCTTGATCCGCCTGCAGAATGCCGCCAAGGCGGCCGGCGCCAATGCCGTGGTGGATCTCGCCAGTAATTACAAGAACATCGAATACAAGGACAGCCAGAAGTACGAATGCCACGCTGGCGCGCTCATGGCCGGGGTCGCCCTCAAGGGCAACCTGGTCAAGGTCGAGTAG
- a CDS encoding serine hydrolase domain-containing protein — MSIYPSATTLGAILLALGLSACGTLSQQQIDPPERIHHEVANPRDLRAQVDALAQPLIDGKRTPGIVVGVLSADGRKQVFGYGVSDSLHGATPDGTTLFAVGSLSKGFVGNLAAMLVEDGLLSWDDDLEHLLPAGTPLSEDARPITLLQLATHTAGLPRQPMTPRTLSYFIEYLFTGNSFYRHFDQAYLLDYLADFGKPRQVAPQYSNIGYALLAHVLELRSGKSIDELTAERILGPLQLSNTSYQPQQLAGYAERARGHAGDQPKFIRRGRPVPDWQFSNILHSTAALYSTADDLLDYAAAHLHGSGDVHRDAALRDSLRVRLERPREAPAIAWIVDDIHDQQITYQVGLVAGYSSYLGLDTRNKTAVVVLQNSFNWSNSIGHRLLLRMANSLDQQQSLATAPRP; from the coding sequence TTGAGTATTTATCCATCCGCCACAACCCTCGGCGCTATCCTGCTCGCGCTTGGTCTGAGCGCCTGCGGCACCCTCTCGCAACAGCAGATCGATCCACCCGAGCGCATTCACCATGAAGTCGCCAATCCCCGCGACCTGCGCGCCCAGGTGGATGCCCTGGCCCAGCCGCTGATCGACGGCAAGCGTACGCCCGGCATCGTGGTCGGGGTGCTGAGCGCCGATGGCCGCAAGCAGGTGTTCGGCTACGGCGTTAGCGACTCGCTACACGGCGCCACTCCGGACGGCACCACCCTGTTCGCCGTGGGCTCGCTGAGCAAGGGCTTCGTCGGCAACCTCGCTGCCATGCTGGTAGAGGATGGCCTGCTCAGCTGGGATGACGACCTCGAACACCTGCTGCCCGCCGGCACGCCGCTGAGCGAGGACGCCCGGCCGATCACCCTGCTGCAACTGGCCACCCACACCGCCGGCCTGCCGCGCCAGCCGATGACCCCGCGGACGCTGAGCTACTTCATCGAATATCTGTTCACTGGCAACAGCTTCTACCGGCATTTCGACCAAGCGTATCTGCTCGACTACCTGGCCGATTTCGGCAAGCCCAGGCAGGTCGCGCCGCAGTATTCGAATATCGGTTACGCCCTGCTGGCCCACGTGCTGGAGCTGCGCAGTGGCAAGAGCATCGATGAGTTGACCGCCGAGCGTATCCTCGGTCCGCTACAGCTGAGCAACACCAGCTACCAGCCGCAGCAACTGGCCGGCTATGCCGAGCGCGCTCGCGGGCATGCCGGCGACCAGCCGAAGTTCATCCGCCGAGGCCGCCCGGTTCCCGACTGGCAGTTCAGCAACATCCTGCACAGTACCGCGGCGCTCTACTCCACCGCCGACGACCTGCTCGACTATGCCGCCGCGCACCTGCACGGCAGCGGCGATGTGCACCGCGACGCGGCCTTGCGCGACAGTCTGCGGGTGCGCCTCGAGCGGCCCAGGGAAGCGCCGGCGATCGCCTGGATAGTCGATGACATCCACGACCAGCAGATCACCTATCAGGTCGGCCTGGTGGCGGGCTATTCGAGCTACCTGGGCCTGGATACCCGCAACAAGACCGCCGTGGTGGTGCTGCAGAACAGCTTCAACTGGAGCAACAGCATCGGCCACCGCCTGCTGCTGCGCATGGCCAATAGCCTGGACCAACAGCAAAGCCTGGCGACCGCACCAAGGCCCTGA
- the hemE gene encoding uroporphyrinogen decarboxylase: MTALKNDRFLRALLKQPVDVTPVWMMRQAGRYLPEYRASRAKAGDFMKLMMNPEFACEVTLQPLDRYPQLDAAILFSDILTIPHAMGQGLYFETGEGPRFKKVISTAADVEALPIPDPEKDLGYVMDAVRTIRRELNGRVPLIGFSGSPWTLATYMVEGSSSKDFRKSKAMLYDNPQAMHALLDKLTQSVIGYLNGQILAGAQAVQIFDTWGGNLSSAAYQEFSLVYMQKIVDGLIREHDGRKVPVILFTKNGGMWLESMAATGADALGLDWSCDIGEARRRVGGQVALQGNMDPTVLYAQPAAIRAEVARILASYGQGSGHVFNLGHGITPEVDPAHAGAFLEAVHELSAAYHR; this comes from the coding sequence ATGACCGCCCTGAAGAACGACCGTTTCCTGCGTGCCCTGCTCAAGCAGCCCGTCGACGTCACTCCGGTGTGGATGATGCGTCAGGCCGGCCGTTATCTGCCGGAGTACCGCGCCAGCCGGGCCAAGGCGGGTGACTTTATGAAGCTGATGATGAACCCCGAGTTCGCCTGTGAAGTCACCCTGCAGCCGCTGGATCGCTACCCGCAACTGGACGCGGCGATTCTGTTCTCCGATATCCTGACCATCCCCCATGCCATGGGCCAGGGCCTGTACTTCGAGACTGGCGAAGGCCCGCGCTTCAAGAAAGTGATCAGCACTGCCGCTGATGTCGAGGCCCTGCCGATTCCCGACCCGGAAAAAGACCTCGGCTACGTGATGGACGCCGTGCGCACCATCCGCCGCGAGCTGAACGGCCGCGTGCCGCTGATCGGCTTCTCCGGCAGCCCCTGGACCCTGGCTACCTATATGGTCGAAGGCAGTTCCTCGAAGGACTTCCGCAAGTCCAAGGCGATGCTCTATGACAACCCGCAGGCCATGCACGCGCTGCTCGACAAGCTGACACAGTCGGTCATCGGCTACCTCAACGGGCAGATCCTTGCCGGTGCCCAGGCGGTACAGATATTCGACACCTGGGGCGGCAACCTGTCGTCGGCGGCCTATCAGGAGTTCTCCCTGGTCTATATGCAGAAGATTGTCGATGGCCTGATCCGCGAGCATGACGGGCGCAAGGTGCCAGTGATCCTGTTCACCAAGAACGGCGGCATGTGGCTGGAGTCCATGGCGGCGACTGGCGCCGATGCCCTCGGCTTGGACTGGAGCTGTGACATCGGTGAGGCGCGGCGCCGTGTCGGTGGCCAGGTTGCCCTGCAAGGCAATATGGACCCGACCGTGCTTTACGCCCAGCCCGCGGCCATTCGCGCCGAAGTGGCCCGCATCCTCGCCAGCTATGGTCAGGGCTCGGGTCATGTGTTCAACCTCGGCCACGGCATCACCCCGGAGGTCGACCCGGCCCATGCCGGCGCTTTCCTCGAGGCGGTGCATGAACTGTCGGCGGCCTATCACCGCTAA
- a CDS encoding FAD-dependent oxidoreductase translates to MTERLNNDFQFIDVGRNDPKKKLLRQRKKEFVEIYDNFKPAQACEQAHRCLGCGNPYCEWKCPVHNYIPNWLKLVSEGNILAAAELSHQTNTLPEVCGRVCPQDRLCEGACTLNDGFGAVTIGSVEKYITDTAFAMGWRPDMSGVVPTGKRVAVIGAGPAGLGCADVLARNGVTPVVFDKNPEIGGLLTFGIPEFKLEKTVLSHRREVFTGMGIEFRLNTEIGKDVTMEALLAEYDAVFMGMGTYTYMKGGFPGEDLPGVYDALDFLIANVNRNLGFEKNTQDFIDTKGKRIVVLGGGDTAMDCNRTAIRQGARNVTCAYRRDEENMPGSRKEVKNAKEEGVKFLFNRQPIAIVGEDRVEGVKVVETRLGEPDARGRRSPEPIPGSEEIIPADAVLIAFGFRPSPAPWFEQFTIATDSQGRVIAPEQSQFKHQTSNPKIFAGGDMVRGSDLVVTAIFEGRNAAEGILDYLGV, encoded by the coding sequence ATGACTGAACGTCTGAATAACGACTTCCAGTTCATCGATGTCGGGCGCAATGACCCGAAGAAGAAGCTGTTGCGTCAGCGCAAGAAAGAATTTGTCGAGATCTACGACAACTTCAAGCCGGCTCAGGCCTGCGAGCAGGCGCACCGTTGCCTGGGTTGCGGCAACCCCTATTGCGAGTGGAAGTGCCCGGTGCACAACTACATTCCCAATTGGCTGAAACTGGTGTCCGAGGGCAACATCCTCGCCGCCGCCGAGTTGTCGCACCAGACCAACACCTTGCCGGAAGTCTGCGGCCGCGTGTGCCCGCAGGATCGCCTGTGCGAGGGTGCTTGCACCCTCAACGACGGTTTTGGCGCGGTGACCATCGGTTCGGTGGAAAAATACATCACCGATACGGCATTTGCCATGGGCTGGCGTCCAGACATGTCGGGGGTGGTGCCGACCGGCAAGCGCGTCGCCGTGATCGGTGCCGGTCCGGCGGGCCTGGGCTGCGCCGATGTATTGGCGCGCAACGGTGTGACCCCGGTGGTGTTCGACAAGAACCCGGAAATCGGCGGCTTGCTGACCTTCGGCATCCCCGAGTTCAAGCTGGAAAAGACCGTGCTGAGCCATCGCCGCGAAGTCTTTACTGGCATGGGCATCGAGTTCCGGCTCAACACCGAGATCGGTAAGGACGTGACCATGGAGGCCCTGCTCGCGGAATACGATGCCGTGTTCATGGGCATGGGCACCTACACCTACATGAAGGGCGGCTTCCCCGGCGAGGATCTGCCTGGCGTGTACGACGCCCTGGATTTCCTGATTGCCAACGTCAACCGTAACCTCGGCTTCGAGAAGAATACGCAAGACTTCATCGACACCAAGGGCAAGCGCATCGTCGTGCTCGGTGGCGGCGACACCGCCATGGACTGCAACCGCACCGCGATCCGCCAGGGTGCCAGGAACGTCACCTGCGCCTATCGTCGTGACGAAGAAAACATGCCGGGCTCGCGCAAGGAAGTGAAGAACGCCAAGGAAGAGGGGGTTAAATTCCTCTTCAACCGCCAGCCGATCGCCATCGTTGGCGAGGACCGGGTCGAAGGCGTCAAGGTGGTCGAGACCCGTCTCGGCGAGCCGGATGCCCGTGGTCGCCGCAGCCCCGAGCCGATTCCCGGTTCCGAGGAAATCATCCCGGCCGACGCCGTGCTGATCGCCTTCGGCTTCCGGCCAAGCCCCGCGCCCTGGTTCGAGCAGTTCACCATTGCGACCGACAGTCAGGGCCGCGTGATTGCCCCGGAACAGTCGCAGTTCAAACACCAGACCAGCAACCCGAAGATCTTCGCCGGTGGCGACATGGTGCGCGGTTCCGATCTGGTGGTGACGGCGATCTTCGAGGGGCGTAACGCCGCCGAAGGCATCTTGGACTACCTCGGCGTCTAA